In one window of Macadamia integrifolia cultivar HAES 741 chromosome 2, SCU_Mint_v3, whole genome shotgun sequence DNA:
- the LOC122072179 gene encoding non-specific lipid transfer protein GPI-anchored 11-like yields MAKAWFFFGVLVMCAVAAVDSKHAHAPAPAVDCSSLIVNMADCLSFVSNGSKEKKPQSTCCSGLKTVLKTDAECLCEAFKSSAQYGVEINMTKALTLPSACRVSTPPVSNCGLSLAAPGAAPAQSPYLSPQSSPFGGLLVGSPAPAPAVSTASTMSIPFMFLFSVVVASWSFF; encoded by the exons ATGGCGAAAGCGTGGTTCTTTTTTGGTGTTTTGGTGATGTGTGCCGTTGCGGCCGTGGACTCTAAACATGCACATGCACCGGCACCGGCCGTCGACTGTTCCAGTTTGATTGTGAATATGGCGGATTGTTTGTCTTTTGTGAGCAATGGAAGCAAAGAGAAGAAGCCACAGAGTACTTGTTGTTCTGGGTTAAAGACGGTTTTGAAGACTGACGCTGAGTGCCTTTGTGAAGCTTTTAAGAGCAGTGCTCAGTACGGTGTTGAGATCAACATGACAAAGGCTCTCACTCTTCCTTCTGCATGTCGAGTTTCTACACCCCCTGTCAGCAATTGTGGCT TGTCCCTTGCTGCTCCTGGCGCTGCTCCTG CTCAATCGCCATATCTGTCTCCCCAGTCTTCACCCTTTGGAGGACTCCTGGTTGGGTCTCCAGCTCCAGCTCCTGCAGTTTCTACTGCCTCCACTATGTCAATTCCATTTATGTTTCTCTTTAGTGTAGTTGTTGCTTCATGGTCTTTTTTCTGA